One region of Mycolicibacterium rhodesiae NBB3 genomic DNA includes:
- a CDS encoding MerR family transcriptional regulator, producing the protein MTTTEPRRSGLTIGEFATLTRLSVRTLRRYHAAHLLEPATVDPSTGYRYYAPEQIPTAQVIYQLRQLDVPLAEVESILATDDPQQRTEVIANHLRRLEDELDRTRSAVVSLRQLLRPEPAEIDVELRSVPARTVAAIKAPVQLDDSLDWYDAAMAELDAAYPQAERTGPPGGHFANELFTDGAGEMAVYRPVRSPRASGRIEVVELPAAELAVTVHPGPHDDINVTYGRLGAWVVDHALAVDEPVREIYVVGPRDTTEPTSWRTEIGWPVFRLGPA; encoded by the coding sequence GTGACGACAACAGAACCCAGACGTTCCGGCCTGACCATCGGCGAGTTCGCCACGTTGACGCGCCTGAGCGTGCGGACACTGCGGCGCTACCATGCCGCCCATCTGTTGGAGCCGGCCACCGTCGACCCGTCCACGGGGTACCGGTATTACGCACCCGAGCAGATCCCGACCGCGCAGGTCATCTACCAGTTGCGTCAGCTCGACGTGCCGCTCGCCGAGGTCGAGTCGATTCTCGCCACGGACGATCCGCAGCAGCGTACGGAGGTCATCGCGAACCATCTGCGGCGCCTCGAGGATGAGCTGGATCGCACCCGTTCGGCCGTCGTGTCGTTGCGCCAGCTGTTGCGCCCCGAGCCGGCGGAGATCGACGTCGAACTGCGGTCGGTGCCCGCCCGTACCGTCGCGGCGATCAAAGCCCCTGTGCAGCTGGATGATTCACTGGATTGGTACGACGCCGCGATGGCCGAGCTGGATGCGGCCTATCCGCAGGCGGAACGCACCGGACCGCCAGGCGGGCACTTTGCCAACGAGTTGTTCACCGATGGCGCCGGCGAGATGGCCGTTTACCGGCCGGTCCGGTCACCCCGCGCGAGCGGGCGGATCGAGGTCGTCGAGTTGCCCGCGGCCGAACTGGCCGTCACGGTTCACCCGGGACCGCACGATGACATCAATGTCACCTACGGCCGGCTCGGCGCGTGGGTCGTCGATCACGCACTGGCGGTCGACGAGCCCGTCCGGGAGATCTACGTGGTGGGGCCTCGGGACACCACGGAGCCCACGAGTTGGCGCACCGAGATCGGCTGGCCCGTGTTCCGGTTGGGCCCCGCCTGA
- a CDS encoding nuclear transport factor 2 family protein, with protein MTLNTPKTWDELPPTITTYLTAHEAKDAATAITVFAPDAVVTDEGHTYRGHDSISDWLCNAASEFSFTTEFVGATTPEAGGVDVVQHLEGDFPGGTADLHFRFTLDGALITRLVIEP; from the coding sequence ATGACACTGAACACGCCGAAGACATGGGACGAGCTGCCCCCGACCATCACCACCTACCTGACTGCGCACGAGGCCAAGGACGCGGCGACGGCCATCACGGTTTTCGCCCCCGACGCCGTCGTGACCGACGAGGGCCACACGTACCGCGGCCACGACAGCATCAGCGATTGGCTGTGCAACGCGGCTTCGGAATTCTCCTTCACCACCGAGTTCGTCGGCGCCACCACGCCGGAGGCCGGCGGCGTGGACGTGGTGCAGCACCTGGAAGGCGACTTTCCGGGTGGGACTGCCGACCTGCACTTCCGCTTCACCTTGGACGGTGCGCTGATCACGCGACTGGTGATCGAACCATGA
- a CDS encoding helix-turn-helix transcriptional regulator, producing MAETTSRVLQLLGLLQSRRVWTGEELAQRLDVTTRSVRRDVDRLRDLGYPVHASKGHGGGYQLGAGAALPPLLLDPDEAVAIAVCLRLAAGGTVAGVGESALRALSKLDQVMPSRLRSQVAAVHDATVTLTSPSSDEAVEPDVLMTLARACRDREHVHCGYVDIRGNATERRLEPYQLVTTGRRWYLLSYDRDKQDWRSLRLDRMADVRALGSTFVARDAPDAATYVQKSISSSPYRYSARVRYHASEEALTQHFSPASATIEAEGPEACIVTAGADDPERMVLYFATVGYDFEILEPPEVVSAVKAVADRLRRAGA from the coding sequence ATGGCAGAAACCACCAGCAGGGTGCTGCAGCTTCTCGGATTGCTGCAGTCGCGGCGGGTATGGACCGGGGAGGAGCTGGCGCAGCGGCTCGACGTCACGACCCGCAGTGTCCGTCGCGACGTGGACCGCCTGCGTGACCTCGGGTATCCCGTGCACGCCAGCAAGGGTCACGGCGGCGGTTATCAACTGGGGGCCGGCGCGGCCCTACCCCCGCTGCTGCTCGATCCCGACGAGGCCGTCGCGATCGCCGTATGTCTCCGGCTCGCAGCGGGCGGCACGGTCGCCGGTGTCGGCGAGTCCGCGCTTCGCGCGCTGAGCAAGCTCGATCAGGTGATGCCGTCGCGGTTGCGGTCTCAGGTCGCGGCGGTGCACGACGCCACCGTCACGCTGACCTCACCGTCGTCCGACGAGGCCGTCGAACCCGATGTCCTGATGACGCTCGCGCGTGCCTGCCGCGACCGCGAGCACGTCCACTGCGGCTACGTCGACATTCGCGGCAACGCCACAGAGCGACGGCTGGAGCCCTATCAGTTGGTGACGACCGGCAGGCGCTGGTACCTGCTGAGCTACGACCGCGACAAGCAGGACTGGCGGAGCCTGCGGCTCGACCGGATGGCCGACGTCCGCGCGCTCGGCAGCACGTTCGTCGCCCGTGACGCGCCGGATGCGGCGACGTACGTCCAGAAGTCGATCAGCAGCTCCCCGTACCGGTACAGCGCACGCGTCCGCTACCACGCATCTGAAGAGGCCCTGACGCAACACTTCTCGCCGGCGTCGGCCACCATCGAGGCCGAGGGCCCCGAGGCCTGCATCGTCACCGCTGGCGCCGACGACCCCGAACGGATGGTGCTCTACTTCGCCACCGTCGGCTACGACTTCGAGATCCTCGAACCGCCCGAGGTGGTCAGCGCGGTGAAAGCCGTCGCCGACCGGCTGCGCCGCGCCGGAGCTTGA
- a CDS encoding DinB family protein, which produces MTMTTSVTTELAFQLDFHWTHALRPRLEGLTDDEYFWQPVPGCWTVHPDGGVDFAYPPPEPAPFTTIAWRLAHVIIGVFAMRNHSHFGAPDASYETWPYATDAATALRQLDEQYSVWIDGVRGLSEEDLWRPCGPAEGPYADYPMTSLVLHINREVIHHGAEIACIRDLYVHTTAKGN; this is translated from the coding sequence ATGACCATGACGACGAGCGTGACCACCGAATTGGCCTTCCAGCTCGACTTCCACTGGACGCACGCGCTGCGCCCGCGACTGGAGGGCCTGACCGACGACGAGTACTTCTGGCAGCCGGTGCCGGGCTGCTGGACGGTGCACCCCGACGGCGGCGTCGACTTCGCCTATCCCCCGCCGGAGCCCGCGCCGTTCACGACGATCGCGTGGCGGCTCGCGCATGTGATCATCGGCGTCTTCGCGATGCGCAACCATAGCCACTTCGGGGCGCCGGACGCGAGCTACGAAACGTGGCCGTATGCCACGGATGCCGCGACGGCGCTGAGACAGCTCGACGAGCAGTACAGCGTCTGGATCGACGGTGTGCGCGGCTTGTCAGAAGAGGACCTGTGGCGTCCGTGTGGTCCTGCGGAGGGTCCATACGCCGACTATCCGATGACTAGTCTCGTTCTGCACATCAACCGGGAGGTCATTCACCACGGCGCCGAAATCGCTTGTATTCGAGATCTTTACGTCCACACCACCGCGAAGGGAAACTGA
- a CDS encoding DinB family protein, producing MAAMPPPIADERAGLREYLAAQHHAFHAVAFGLTDEQARATPSVSALSIGALIKHVTGVQRSWMQRVAAAPEMIESDKRPMEAQSADYQGEFVMRDDETLAGLLAAFDEQNAETIRLIETVDLGAAVPIPQHVPWFPKDVPAWSVRWVLFHLIEELARHAGQADIIRESIDGATLYELLAGLEDWEPTPWLTPWGKEPVNS from the coding sequence ATGGCCGCGATGCCCCCACCAATTGCCGACGAGCGAGCAGGATTGCGCGAGTACCTCGCTGCTCAGCACCACGCGTTTCACGCAGTGGCGTTCGGCTTGACCGATGAACAGGCCCGGGCCACGCCGTCGGTGAGCGCCTTGTCGATCGGCGCGCTGATCAAACACGTCACCGGCGTCCAGCGCTCGTGGATGCAGCGGGTGGCCGCCGCACCGGAAATGATCGAGAGCGACAAGCGCCCGATGGAGGCGCAGTCGGCCGACTACCAGGGCGAGTTCGTGATGCGCGACGACGAGACACTGGCCGGCCTCCTCGCCGCGTTCGACGAGCAGAACGCCGAGACGATCCGGCTGATCGAGACCGTCGACCTGGGTGCCGCGGTGCCGATTCCGCAGCATGTGCCGTGGTTCCCCAAGGACGTTCCGGCATGGTCGGTGCGATGGGTTCTCTTCCATCTCATCGAGGAACTGGCACGGCATGCCGGGCAGGCCGACATCATCCGCGAAAGCATTGACGGGGCAACCCTTTACGAGTTGCTGGCCGGACTCGAGGACTGGGAGCCGACACCGTGGCTGACGCCGTGGGGCAAGGAGCCGGTAAACAGTTAG
- a CDS encoding alpha/beta fold hydrolase, whose amino-acid sequence MQARSGTAVCGAVELFYEDLGDPADPAVLLIMGVGAQLPMWPDGFCGQLVRRGYRVIRYDHRDIGLSTKMAGHRAQGSVYRRVARYAVGKTSPVPYTLVDMADDAAALLDSLQIDRAHVVGASMGGMIAQVLAGNHANRVHSLGIIMSSSGKAFSALPRWRVIRLAFGGPGKDAPWEDRLESEVRNISIINGPNYLPPVEQLRRRVEDLRARSDYPQGMLRQFDAILGTGSLLRYTRSIVAPTVVIHGSEDPMVRPRNGRNLARIIEGARYVVVDGMGHDLPEPVWRPVVETLTENFSAAPPQG is encoded by the coding sequence ATGCAAGCACGCAGCGGGACCGCGGTCTGCGGGGCCGTCGAGCTCTTCTACGAGGATCTCGGCGACCCAGCAGACCCCGCTGTACTGCTGATCATGGGCGTCGGAGCGCAGCTGCCGATGTGGCCGGACGGTTTCTGCGGACAGCTCGTCCGGCGCGGCTATCGGGTGATCCGGTACGACCACCGTGACATCGGGCTGTCCACCAAGATGGCCGGCCACCGGGCGCAGGGCTCGGTATATCGGCGGGTCGCCCGCTATGCCGTCGGCAAGACCAGCCCGGTGCCGTACACGTTGGTCGATATGGCCGACGACGCTGCCGCTCTTCTCGACTCTCTACAGATCGACCGCGCACACGTCGTCGGTGCATCGATGGGCGGAATGATCGCGCAGGTGCTCGCGGGCAACCATGCGAATCGCGTGCACTCGCTCGGCATCATCATGTCGAGTTCGGGCAAGGCGTTCTCGGCGCTCCCCCGGTGGCGGGTCATCAGGTTGGCGTTCGGCGGGCCGGGCAAGGATGCGCCGTGGGAGGACCGCCTGGAGTCCGAAGTCCGCAACATCTCGATCATCAATGGACCGAATTACCTACCGCCCGTTGAGCAATTGCGCCGACGCGTCGAGGATCTGCGGGCGCGCAGCGACTACCCGCAGGGCATGCTGCGCCAGTTCGACGCGATCCTCGGCACCGGCAGCCTGTTGCGCTACACGCGGAGCATCGTCGCGCCCACGGTGGTCATCCACGGTTCGGAGGATCCGATGGTGCGGCCGCGCAATGGACGCAACCTGGCGCGCATCATCGAGGGGGCGCGATATGTCGTCGTCGATGGCATGGGACATGATCTGCCCGAGCCGGTTTGGCGCCCCGTCGTGGAAACGCTGACAGAGAACTTCTCGGCCGCACCGCCTCAGGGGTAA
- a CDS encoding DUF6319 family protein, with amino-acid sequence MSLDTLAPETKSTYFDTPDPDPVVPPIAEAPAEEPVEERPRKTATKKPAGKKPKTLELTLTVTGTADGEWRAELKQGSTYRARNLAVAAAAVSRAAKELHEDLAAPIDELIEEARTQQAAKVAALEAELEAARKALAELE; translated from the coding sequence ATGTCCCTAGATACTCTGGCACCCGAAACGAAGTCCACCTATTTCGACACGCCGGATCCGGATCCGGTGGTGCCGCCCATCGCCGAAGCGCCGGCCGAAGAGCCTGTCGAAGAAAGGCCGAGGAAGACTGCGACGAAGAAGCCGGCGGGCAAGAAGCCCAAGACGCTCGAGTTGACCCTGACCGTCACCGGTACCGCCGACGGCGAGTGGCGAGCGGAATTGAAGCAGGGAAGCACCTATCGGGCGCGCAATCTCGCGGTCGCGGCCGCGGCGGTCTCGCGCGCCGCGAAGGAACTGCACGAGGACCTCGCGGCCCCGATCGACGAGCTGATCGAGGAGGCGCGCACCCAGCAGGCGGCCAAGGTCGCTGCGCTGGAAGCCGAACTGGAGGCCGCGCGAAAGGCTCTCGCCGAACTGGAGTGA
- a CDS encoding TetR/AcrR family transcriptional regulator, which produces MSSPTRWAGVPLTDRRAERRAQLIDAAFALFGEGGEAAVAVRSVCRECGLNTRYFYESFADVDDLLGAVYDRVSDALGAQVEAAIAAAGDSLRDRTRAGIAAVLGFSSADPRRGRILFTDARANPVLAARRTATQDLLREGVLTEGWRLNPGSDPVAAQVGAALYTGAMAELAQQWLAGNLGSDLDAVVEYAVQTVLR; this is translated from the coding sequence ATGTCCAGTCCGACCCGGTGGGCAGGCGTGCCGCTGACCGACCGCCGCGCCGAACGGCGCGCGCAGCTGATCGACGCCGCGTTCGCGTTGTTCGGCGAGGGTGGTGAGGCGGCCGTCGCCGTCCGGTCGGTGTGTCGCGAGTGCGGGCTGAACACCCGCTACTTCTACGAGAGTTTCGCCGACGTCGACGATCTGCTGGGCGCGGTCTACGACAGGGTCAGCGATGCGCTGGGGGCACAGGTGGAGGCGGCGATCGCCGCGGCGGGCGATTCGCTGCGCGATCGCACGCGGGCCGGCATCGCGGCGGTGCTCGGGTTCAGTTCGGCCGATCCGCGCCGCGGCCGGATTCTGTTCACCGACGCGCGGGCCAATCCGGTGCTCGCGGCGCGGCGGACCGCGACTCAGGATCTGCTTCGCGAGGGCGTGTTGACCGAAGGGTGGCGGCTCAACCCGGGCTCGGATCCTGTTGCCGCACAAGTCGGTGCCGCGTTGTACACCGGCGCGATGGCCGAGTTGGCGCAACAGTGGTTGGCGGGCAATCTCGGAAGCGATCTGGACGCGGTGGTCGAGTATGCGGTGCAGACGGTACTGCGCTGA
- a CDS encoding oxygenase MpaB family protein, whose translation MYLPHQIVGQTLNQRFDQGVRKHFFRGMEFAAPVADPGWFGPGSAVWHVHSHMYALIFGLQCAAYLERLDPSIYWMGMHHSRLVKRTSDGTAIPEIDPKGASVRLGHSVAFFIGTAYGSTETAERLAQSVRAMHHTIKGVRPDGARYDADDPEWLRWNYATVVWGLATAHELYHPNPLRGKKIDDYYGEFVRVGHALGGTDLPTTKADTLECLKSYLPRLAVTHGMAMSTGANLALPHSAIDWAIRDTMPKWAKELITHRDPNIVERTARRAAVWSIINGLELAAGTAPEFRQAQARVKSGTTVSHTLPEYVLGDDPVRSRQEVELSFN comes from the coding sequence GTGTATCTGCCGCATCAGATCGTCGGTCAGACGCTCAACCAGCGTTTCGACCAGGGCGTACGCAAGCACTTCTTCCGGGGCATGGAGTTCGCCGCACCAGTGGCGGATCCCGGCTGGTTCGGCCCCGGCAGCGCGGTCTGGCATGTGCACTCACACATGTACGCACTGATCTTCGGACTGCAGTGCGCGGCGTACCTGGAGCGGCTCGACCCGTCGATCTACTGGATGGGCATGCACCACTCCCGACTGGTCAAGCGGACCAGCGACGGCACGGCCATCCCCGAGATCGATCCCAAAGGCGCCTCGGTGCGACTCGGTCATTCCGTCGCGTTCTTCATCGGCACGGCATACGGCTCGACCGAGACCGCCGAACGACTCGCCCAATCGGTGCGCGCGATGCACCACACCATCAAGGGGGTCCGGCCCGACGGCGCGCGATACGACGCCGACGACCCGGAGTGGCTGCGCTGGAACTACGCGACGGTCGTCTGGGGGTTGGCCACCGCGCACGAGCTGTATCACCCGAACCCGCTGCGCGGTAAGAAGATCGACGACTACTACGGCGAGTTCGTCCGTGTCGGTCATGCGCTCGGTGGAACCGACCTGCCAACCACGAAGGCCGATACTCTCGAGTGCCTGAAGTCGTACCTGCCCCGCCTCGCCGTCACCCACGGCATGGCGATGTCCACCGGCGCGAACCTTGCGTTGCCGCACAGCGCCATCGATTGGGCCATTCGCGACACGATGCCGAAGTGGGCCAAGGAACTGATCACACACCGCGACCCCAACATCGTCGAGCGCACAGCTCGACGCGCCGCGGTGTGGAGCATCATCAACGGGCTCGAGCTCGCCGCGGGAACCGCGCCGGAATTCCGGCAGGCCCAGGCCAGAGTGAAGTCGGGCACCACGGTGTCGCACACCCTGCCTGAGTACGTGCTCGGTGACGACCCGGTGCGGTCGCGCCAAGAGGTCGAGCTCAGCTTCAACTGA
- a CDS encoding MFS transporter: MTTLVTEPGTSIKRVALASYVGSAIEYYDFYIYGTAAALVFPKVFFPHLGTTMATVASMATFAAAFLSRPIGAAFFGHFGDRLGRKSTLIATLLIMGLSTLTVGLVPGAATIGLAAPLILLVLRLVQGFAVGGEWAGAALLSAEYAPAEARGRYGMFTQMGVGSGLVMSSLMFLAVNQTIGETSRAFLEWGWRVPFLCSAALVGIALYVRLNVAETPVFAEHKARDVNRATPLAALFGSQRRELMLAAGAMIGFFALGFMGNTYLMSYAHNHVGFSPQLVLMVSLLGGVVALVCNTVSAVLCDRFGRRRVIMAAFAVGVPWSFVMIPAVDTGSALWFAVAVAGTFAVAGSAYGPMAAFIPEIFATRYRYSGAGLSLNLAGLVGGAVPTIVAAPLSQSYGVASVGAMLAAAVTVSLVCMARLPETKDVALRIS, encoded by the coding sequence ATGACAACTCTGGTCACCGAGCCGGGCACATCGATCAAGCGGGTAGCCCTGGCCAGCTATGTCGGGTCGGCGATCGAGTACTACGACTTCTACATCTACGGCACCGCCGCCGCGCTGGTGTTTCCCAAGGTGTTCTTTCCGCACCTGGGCACCACCATGGCGACCGTCGCGTCGATGGCCACCTTCGCCGCCGCGTTCCTGTCCCGTCCGATCGGCGCCGCGTTCTTCGGACACTTCGGCGACCGCCTGGGGCGCAAGTCGACCTTGATCGCCACCCTGCTGATCATGGGGCTGTCCACCCTGACCGTCGGGCTGGTGCCCGGTGCGGCGACGATCGGCCTGGCGGCACCGCTGATCCTGCTGGTGTTGCGTCTCGTGCAGGGGTTCGCGGTCGGTGGCGAGTGGGCAGGCGCGGCGCTGTTGTCCGCCGAGTACGCACCGGCCGAGGCGCGGGGCCGCTACGGCATGTTCACCCAGATGGGTGTCGGCAGCGGGCTGGTCATGAGCAGCCTGATGTTCCTTGCGGTGAATCAGACAATCGGCGAGACCAGTCGCGCCTTCCTCGAGTGGGGGTGGCGCGTTCCGTTCTTGTGCAGCGCGGCGCTCGTCGGCATCGCGTTGTACGTCCGGCTGAACGTCGCCGAGACACCGGTATTCGCCGAACACAAGGCACGTGACGTCAACCGGGCGACGCCGTTGGCGGCGCTGTTCGGTAGCCAGCGGCGTGAGTTGATGCTCGCCGCGGGCGCGATGATCGGTTTCTTCGCGCTCGGCTTCATGGGCAATACGTATCTGATGAGTTACGCCCATAACCACGTTGGCTTTTCACCGCAGCTGGTCCTGATGGTGAGCCTGCTGGGCGGTGTGGTTGCGCTGGTGTGCAACACCGTGAGCGCGGTGCTGTGCGACAGGTTCGGACGCCGTCGCGTCATCATGGCGGCATTCGCCGTCGGTGTGCCGTGGTCCTTCGTCATGATTCCGGCGGTGGACACCGGCAGTGCGTTGTGGTTCGCGGTGGCAGTGGCAGGCACGTTCGCGGTCGCGGGGTCCGCGTACGGGCCGATGGCGGCGTTCATTCCGGAGATCTTCGCGACCCGTTACCGCTACAGCGGTGCGGGGCTGTCGCTGAACCTCGCCGGACTGGTTGGCGGAGCAGTGCCGACGATCGTCGCCGCACCGCTGTCGCAGAGTTACGGGGTGGCGTCGGTCGGCGCGATGCTGGCGGCCGCCGTCACTGTCAGCCTGGTGTGCATGGCACGGCTGCCTGAAACGAAAGATGTTGCGCTGCGGATCAGTTGA
- a CDS encoding ABC1 kinase family protein: MSTSKPREVAKLDRVPLPIEAARVGATGWQITRTGARVLSKLTGKGSLQQKIIKEIPQAFADLGPTYVKFGQIIASSPGAFGEQLSREFRSLLDAVPPADEEAVHKLFKEELGDEPANLFASFDDKPFASASIAQVHYATLHTGEEVVVKIQRPGIRRRVASDLQILKRGARLVEFAKLGQRLSAQDVVADFADNIAEELDFRLEAQSMDAWVSHMHASPLGENIRVPQVYWDLTSARVLTMERVSGLRIDDAPAIRKAGFDGTELVKALLFSVFEGGLRHGLFHGDLHAGNLFVDPDGKIVFLDFGIMGRIDPRTRWLLRELVYALLVKKDHAAAGKIVVLMGAVGTMKPEAQAAKDLEKFATPLTMSSLGDMSYAEIGKQLSTLADAYDVKLPRELVLIGKQFLYVERYMKLLAPKWQMMSDPQLTGYFANFMVEVSREHSADEGLPEEKTSTEVEA; encoded by the coding sequence ATGAGTACCTCGAAACCCCGCGAGGTGGCCAAGCTGGACCGCGTACCGCTGCCCATTGAGGCAGCCCGCGTTGGCGCGACCGGCTGGCAGATCACCCGCACAGGCGCGCGAGTCCTCAGCAAGCTCACCGGCAAGGGCTCGTTGCAGCAGAAGATCATCAAGGAGATCCCACAGGCGTTCGCCGATCTCGGCCCCACCTACGTCAAGTTCGGCCAGATCATCGCGTCCAGCCCCGGCGCGTTCGGCGAGCAGCTGAGCCGCGAGTTCCGCAGCCTCCTCGATGCGGTGCCGCCAGCCGACGAGGAAGCAGTGCACAAGCTGTTCAAGGAGGAGCTGGGCGACGAGCCGGCCAACCTCTTCGCCTCCTTCGACGACAAGCCGTTCGCATCGGCCTCGATCGCCCAGGTGCACTACGCGACCCTGCACACCGGCGAAGAGGTCGTCGTCAAGATCCAGCGGCCCGGCATCCGGCGCCGCGTCGCCTCCGATCTGCAGATCCTCAAACGCGGTGCGCGCCTTGTCGAGTTCGCGAAGCTCGGGCAGCGACTGTCGGCGCAGGACGTTGTCGCCGACTTCGCCGACAACATCGCCGAAGAGCTGGACTTCCGGCTCGAGGCGCAGTCGATGGACGCGTGGGTATCGCATATGCATGCCTCCCCGCTCGGCGAGAACATCCGGGTGCCCCAGGTCTATTGGGATCTGACCAGCGCGCGCGTGCTCACCATGGAGCGGGTGTCCGGTCTCCGCATCGACGACGCCCCGGCGATCCGCAAGGCCGGCTTCGACGGCACCGAACTCGTAAAGGCCCTGCTGTTCAGTGTTTTCGAGGGCGGGCTGCGTCATGGCCTGTTCCACGGCGACCTGCACGCGGGCAACCTGTTCGTCGACCCCGACGGCAAGATCGTGTTCCTCGACTTCGGAATCATGGGCCGCATCGATCCGCGAACCCGCTGGCTGCTCCGTGAGCTGGTGTACGCACTGCTGGTCAAGAAGGACCATGCCGCGGCTGGCAAGATCGTCGTGCTGATGGGCGCTGTCGGCACCATGAAGCCAGAAGCGCAGGCGGCCAAGGATCTCGAGAAGTTCGCGACGCCGCTGACCATGTCGTCGTTGGGCGATATGAGCTATGCCGAGATCGGTAAACAGCTGTCGACACTGGCCGACGCGTACGACGTCAAGCTGCCCCGTGAGCTGGTGCTGATCGGCAAGCAGTTCCTCTACGTCGAGCGCTACATGAAGTTGCTCGCCCCGAAGTGGCAGATGATGTCCGACCCGCAGCTGACGGGATACTTCGCCAACTTCATGGTCGAGGTCAGTCGAGAGCACAGCGCCGACGAGGGCTTGCCCGAGGAGAAAACCAGCACAGAAGTCGAGGCCTGA
- a CDS encoding alpha/beta fold hydrolase, with protein MQTRTGTAKSGDLDIHYEDMGDPNDPAVLLIMGLGAQLLLWRTDFCEMLVNQGLRVIRYDNRDVGLSSKVTGQHSGAPLLPRMARSFLGLKSPAVYTLEDVADDAAALLDHLNIETAHIVGASMGGMIAQVFAARHQVRTRTLAIIFSSNNQPVLPPPGPKQLLAILQRPKDSTREAIIDNAVRVTKIIGSPGYPAPEDRIRAEAIEGYDRSYYPAGVGRHFAAILGSGSLLHYDRQITAPTVVIHGKADKLMRPFGGRAIARAIKGARLVLFDGMGHELPRELWDDIVGELKTTFAAV; from the coding sequence TTGCAGACACGCACCGGCACCGCCAAGTCGGGCGATCTCGACATCCATTACGAGGACATGGGCGATCCGAACGATCCCGCGGTGCTGCTCATCATGGGCCTGGGTGCGCAATTGTTGTTGTGGCGCACGGACTTCTGCGAGATGTTGGTCAACCAAGGGCTCCGCGTCATCCGCTACGACAACCGCGACGTCGGACTGTCGTCGAAGGTGACGGGTCAGCACTCCGGTGCCCCGCTGTTGCCGAGGATGGCACGCTCGTTCCTCGGACTCAAGAGCCCGGCGGTCTACACACTCGAGGATGTCGCCGACGACGCCGCCGCGCTGCTCGATCACCTGAACATCGAGACGGCTCACATCGTCGGAGCATCGATGGGAGGCATGATCGCGCAGGTCTTCGCCGCTCGCCACCAGGTGCGCACCCGAACGCTGGCCATCATCTTCTCGAGCAACAACCAACCGGTGTTGCCGCCGCCCGGCCCCAAACAACTCCTGGCGATCCTGCAGCGACCGAAGGACTCGACTCGGGAAGCGATCATCGACAACGCGGTCCGCGTCACGAAAATCATTGGCAGTCCGGGCTATCCCGCTCCCGAAGACCGGATCCGCGCCGAGGCCATCGAGGGCTATGACCGCTCGTACTACCCCGCGGGCGTCGGTCGCCACTTCGCTGCGATCCTGGGCAGCGGCAGCCTGCTGCATTACGACCGTCAGATCACCGCACCGACGGTGGTCATACACGGCAAAGCGGACAAGTTGATGCGGCCGTTCGGCGGGCGGGCCATCGCCCGCGCGATCAAGGGCGCCCGTCTGGTCCTCTTCGACGGTATGGGCCACGAGTTGCCACGCGAACTGTGGGACGACATCGTCGGCGAACTGAAGACCACCTTCGCGGCTGTGTAA